CCGCCCACCTCGAGCCGGGCGAAGGCGTGGCGCGCCCAGGGGTCCGGCGGCGCCAGCGCGCGCAGGCCGGCGCTCCGGCGCTCCGGGGTCCGGCCCTCCTCGCGCAGCAGCAGCCCGCCCTCGAGCACGGCCCGCGGCACCAGCAGACCGTCGCAGCGCGTGTCGCCGGCACTCTCCAGCGCGTGGACAGGCAGATCCAGCCGGGCCCCGCCCGGCGTCTCCGGCCGCAGCGTCCGGCCCTGGTGGCGGACCACCAGCGGCCACTCCGCCGGCAAGTCGGCGGCGCCGTCCAGCCGCAGCAGCAGGCCGCCGTCGGGTTGGATTTGTTGCAGCAGATGCGGGAGGGCGCTGACGCGCACGGCGGCCCGGGAGAGCCCCGTCAGGCCCAGCAGCAGCGCCAGGGCCAGGCCACCCGCGCGCACGGCCCGGCTAGTCGAAGTTTCGAATCTCGTAGCGATAGCCCTGCTCCGTCAAAAAGAGTTGCCGGTTCATGGCGAACTCCTGGTCGATGGTGTCACGGGTGACCAGTGTGTAGAACCAGGCGTGGTTCTCGCCGCTCTTGGGCCGCAGGACGCGCCCCAGCCGCTGGGCCTCCTCCTGCCGGCTGCCGAAGGTCCCGGAGACTTGGATGGCCACATTGGCCTCGGGCAGGTCCACGGCGAAATTGGCCACCTTGGAGACCACCAGCACGCGCACGGCGCCGGTGCGGAAGCGTTCGTAGAGATCCTCGCGCACCTGGTTGCGCACGCTGCCCGTGATCAGCGGCGCATCCAGCAGCGCGGCGATGGTGTGCAACTGGTCCAGGAACTGCCCGATGATCAGCACGCGGTCGTTGGGGTGCAGCGCCAGCAGGTGTTCGATGACCTCGAGCTTGGCCGGGTTGCAGGAGGCAACCGTGTACTTGCGCCGCGTCTCGGCCAGGGCGTACTCCAGCCGCAGGTCGTTGTCCATGGCCAGCCGGTATTCGATGCAGCTGGCCTGAGCGATCCAGCCCTGGCGCTCCAACTCCTTCCAGGGGACGTCGATCTTCTTGGGCCCGATCAGGGAGAACACGTCGTCCTCCTTGCCGTCCTCGCGCACCAGCGTGGCGGTCAGGCCCAGCCGCCGCCGACTTTGGATCTCCGCCACCGCGCGGAAGACCGGCGCGGGCAGCAGGTGCACCTCGTCGTAGACGATCAGGCCCCAGTCCTGCTGGTTGAACAGGGCGAAGTGGGCGAAGGGGCTCTTCTTGTTCTTGCGCCAGGTGAGGATCTGGTAGGTGGCCAGGGTCACCGGCCGCACTTCCTTGAACTCGCCCGAATACTCGCCGATCTGGTCCTCAGGGATGTCGGTCTTGTCCAGGATCTCGTGTTTCCACTGCCGCAGCGCGGTGACGTTGGTGGTGAGCACCAGCGTGTGCATGCGCACCTTCTCCATCACGCCGATGCCGATCACGGTCTTGCCCGCGCCGCAGGGCAGCACCAGCACGCCCGAGCCGCCGCGCTTGTCGCCGCCGGCCCAGAACACCGAGATGGCGTCCTTCTGGTAGCGGCGCAGCTCGAAGTCCCGCCCGCTGCGGCACTGCTCGCGCCAGCCGATGGCCAGCGGCGCGCCGTTGGTGTAGCCGGCCAGGTCCTCCACCGGGAAGCCGATCTTGATCAGCGACTGCTTGAGGTGCCCGCGGTACTCCGGCCGCACCAGCACGCGCCGGGCGTCCAATTGCTGCCCCAGGTAGGGCACCACGGTCTTGTGGCGGGTCAGCTCCATCATCAGCAGCTCGTCGTCGGACTCCAGCAGGAGGCCCAGCACCTCGTCGCGCATCAGGCGCACGCGTCCGTAACGCGACACCGTCTCCCGGATGTCCTCCACCACGTTGGTGGGGACCTCGTACTTGGAGTAGCGGTTGAGGATGTTGATGATTTCCGCGGCGCCCATCCCGCTGGAGGCGGCGTTCCAGAGCGAGAGCGGCGTGATCCGGTAGGTGTGCAGGTGTTCGGGGGACTTGTCCAGCTCGGCGAAGCGGCCCAGATCGTCCCGGGCGTCCTCGAAGAGTGGATTGGCGGTCTCCAGAAAGACCGTCCGATCCGATTGGATGATAAGCGGATTGCTAGG
The Candidatus Delongbacteria bacterium genome window above contains:
- a CDS encoding DNA repair helicase XPB, which produces MYNPSNPLIIQSDRTVFLETANPLFEDARDDLGRFAELDKSPEHLHTYRITPLSLWNAASSGMGAAEIINILNRYSKYEVPTNVVEDIRETVSRYGRVRLMRDEVLGLLLESDDELLMMELTRHKTVVPYLGQQLDARRVLVRPEYRGHLKQSLIKIGFPVEDLAGYTNGAPLAIGWREQCRSGRDFELRRYQKDAISVFWAGGDKRGGSGVLVLPCGAGKTVIGIGVMEKVRMHTLVLTTNVTALRQWKHEILDKTDIPEDQIGEYSGEFKEVRPVTLATYQILTWRKNKKSPFAHFALFNQQDWGLIVYDEVHLLPAPVFRAVAEIQSRRRLGLTATLVREDGKEDDVFSLIGPKKIDVPWKELERQGWIAQASCIEYRLAMDNDLRLEYALAETRRKYTVASCNPAKLEVIEHLLALHPNDRVLIIGQFLDQLHTIAALLDAPLITGSVRNQVREDLYERFRTGAVRVLVVSKVANFAVDLPEANVAIQVSGTFGSRQEEAQRLGRVLRPKSGENHAWFYTLVTRDTIDQEFAMNRQLFLTEQGYRYEIRNFD